One window of Chloroflexota bacterium genomic DNA carries:
- a CDS encoding GyrI-like domain-containing protein — protein MTPRKSSKTEPQILEIPSQRMAVVRAKGAPDKVFSEVLPALYSSVYTLKFDLKKKGTPTFKVSPPRARYPDAHLVPKEEWTHIIGLPIPEDTTSLPQKVPNVEVKIETWEYGTVAQILHLGPYDQEYPTVERLHKFIEENSYEIAGMHEEEYLTRPEAKVSKTIIRYPVRKIRR, from the coding sequence ATGACACCACGAAAATCATCTAAGACAGAGCCCCAAATATTGGAGATTCCATCGCAAAGGATGGCCGTGGTCCGTGCTAAGGGCGCCCCGGACAAGGTCTTCTCTGAGGTCCTGCCGGCGCTCTACAGTTCAGTTTATACACTAAAGTTTGACCTCAAGAAGAAGGGAACGCCCACTTTCAAGGTCAGCCCTCCCCGCGCCCGCTATCCTGATGCTCACCTAGTGCCCAAAGAGGAGTGGACTCATATCATAGGCTTACCCATTCCTGAAGATACAACTTCTTTACCCCAGAAGGTGCCTAATGTTGAGGTCAAGATTGAGACTTGGGAATATGGCACCGTAGCCCAGATACTTCACCTGGGACCTTATGACCAGGAGTATCCCACTGTTGAGCGCTTACATAAGTTCATTGAAGAGAACAGTTACGAGATAGCTGGTATGCACGAAGAGGAATACCTCACTCGCCCCGAAGCCAAAGTCTCCAAGACTATTATCAGGTATCCGGTGAGGAAAATAAGGCGTTAG
- a CDS encoding AbrB/MazE/SpoVT family DNA-binding domain-containing protein: MKELVSSVSPKGQITIPVEIRKLLGVKPKDKVVFKVEEGEGVKIAPLGSRLETSFKAVPPLKQPLTLREMSDIAGGEQAQEAAREGL, encoded by the coding sequence ATGAAAGAGCTTGTCAGTAGTGTTAGTCCCAAAGGTCAAATCACTATCCCGGTGGAGATAAGAAAGCTCCTCGGAGTAAAACCGAAGGATAAGGTGGTCTTTAAAGTAGAAGAAGGGGAGGGGGTGAAAATTGCTCCCTTGGGATCCCGTCTTGAAACCAGCTTTAAAGCCGTACCGCCCCTTAAACAACCCCTCACCCTGAGGGAGATGTCTGACATTGCCGGAGGGGAACAGGCCCAAGAGGCGGCCAGAGAAGGCTTATAA
- a CDS encoding PIN domain-containing protein: MAVEFLDTNLIIRYLTQDNPEQAERAYRILQQLEAGTLTVTTSEAIIIEAVQILSSKALYNLPRQDIRTHLTTIIALRGLKLPNKRVYLRALDLYVSTNLDFIDALNVAHMERAKIDTILSFDRDFDHIKGIIRREP, translated from the coding sequence ATGGCGGTGGAGTTTCTCGACACCAACCTTATCATCCGCTACCTCACTCAAGATAACCCTGAACAGGCAGAGAGGGCCTATCGCATTCTCCAACAATTAGAGGCTGGAACACTGACTGTAACTACTTCCGAGGCCATCATCATCGAGGCAGTCCAGATTCTTTCCTCTAAGGCTCTGTATAACCTTCCCAGACAAGATATTAGAACCCACCTAACTACCATCATCGCCCTTAGAGGCTTGAAGTTACCCAATAAGAGAGTCTATCTTCGAGCCTTAGACCTTTATGTTTCCACCAATCTCGACTTTATTGATGCCCTCAACGTAGCTCATATGGAACGAGCCAAGATCGATACCATTTTGAGTTTTGACCGAGACTTTGACCACATAAAGGGTATCATCCGGCGGGAGCCGTAA
- a CDS encoding helix-turn-helix domain-containing protein, whose translation MPLLDSYYKVPEAAIYLRVRPETVKRLCQRGRIPAEKVHNTWLIQKEKLEEFAATYRNPRRLNAGASAASLKQDRGR comes from the coding sequence ATGCCCCTTCTTGACAGTTACTACAAGGTTCCAGAGGCAGCCATCTATCTGAGAGTCCGCCCGGAGACAGTAAAACGCCTTTGCCAGCGGGGGCGCATCCCCGCCGAGAAGGTTCACAATACCTGGCTCATTCAGAAAGAGAAGCTGGAGGAGTTCGCCGCGACCTACCGCAATCCGAGGCGTCTCAACGCTGGGGCATCCGCAGCCTCCTTGAAGCAGGATAGGGGGAGGTGA
- a CDS encoding site-specific DNA-methyltransferase, whose product MARKRPPSGDPDRVRDYRYEEAKRKNNPEVGLGKYEHALREQRRYEYDPHLSPTLVWAGKAERQSFEVPTVSLHIHERISTRAIIHAAERPEKQLSLFADPQLPMDKRVEFYQHEMNWANRLILGDSLLVANSLLQREGMVGKAQMIYVDPPYGISYSSNFQPTVHQRDVKDGQDASLTREVMQIKAFRDTWTLGIHSYLTYLRDRLLLCRDLLAESGSIFVQIGDENLHLVRALMDEVFQKENFVGVIVFRKSGSQTAEYIPGICDYLIWYAKRKDELKYRQLFVPKDLATSDEFQEVELPDGTRRRLTHGERMGYAPLPQGARVFKSTDLQSRTGSEASRQPFQFAGKVWHPREGGWRTNPSGLQRLAEAGRLLPERTALRYIQYLEDSPGSYLTNLWSDMMGQPERQFAVQTNTKVVQRCILMTTDPGDLVFDPTCGSGTTAYVAEQWGRRWITCDTSRVALTLARQRLLTATFPYYELAHPEEGVSSGFRYKMVPHITLKSIAQNEPPQQETLYDQPYVDRSKVRVSGPFTVEAIPAPTVDTPEEAAVPPKEEPVAVGPTADPAGSYISNMMELLRRDGLTFPQGKKLTLQNVRPLTSKVLHAEAEAQENGKSVRVAVFFGPPFGPVDANQVRQAIEAAEWHDRLIVAGYSFDSEVQAFLQKSPHPRLKT is encoded by the coding sequence ATGGCCAGAAAACGACCTCCGAGTGGCGACCCCGACCGGGTCCGTGACTACCGATACGAGGAGGCTAAACGCAAGAACAATCCTGAAGTTGGGCTGGGCAAATATGAGCATGCGCTGCGAGAGCAGCGCAGGTATGAGTATGATCCCCACCTCAGCCCCACCCTGGTCTGGGCGGGCAAGGCCGAGCGCCAGTCCTTTGAGGTGCCCACCGTCTCCCTTCATATCCACGAGCGCATCTCCACCCGCGCTATCATCCACGCCGCCGAACGTCCGGAGAAGCAGCTCTCCCTTTTCGCCGACCCCCAGCTCCCTATGGACAAGCGGGTGGAGTTCTACCAGCATGAGATGAACTGGGCCAACCGCCTCATCCTGGGCGATTCCCTGCTGGTGGCGAACTCCCTGCTCCAGCGGGAGGGCATGGTGGGCAAGGCGCAGATGATCTATGTGGACCCGCCCTACGGCATCTCCTACAGCTCCAACTTCCAGCCCACGGTGCACCAGCGGGATGTAAAGGACGGACAGGACGCCAGCCTGACCCGGGAGGTGATGCAGATAAAAGCCTTCCGGGATACCTGGACTCTGGGCATCCACTCCTACCTTACCTATCTGCGGGACCGCCTGCTGCTCTGCCGTGACTTGCTGGCCGAAAGCGGCTCCATCTTCGTCCAGATCGGCGACGAGAACCTGCATCTGGTGCGGGCACTGATGGATGAGGTGTTTCAAAAGGAGAACTTCGTTGGCGTTATCGTTTTTCGTAAATCAGGAAGTCAAACTGCCGAATATATTCCAGGCATATGCGACTATCTTATTTGGTATGCGAAAAGGAAAGATGAACTAAAATATCGGCAATTATTTGTTCCCAAGGATTTGGCCACTTCAGATGAGTTTCAAGAGGTCGAGTTGCCAGACGGAACACGACGAAGGTTAACACATGGAGAGAGGATGGGCTATGCACCCCTTCCTCAAGGTGCCAGAGTATTCAAATCTACTGATCTTCAGTCCCGGACAGGCTCTGAAGCCAGCCGACAGCCGTTTCAGTTTGCAGGTAAAGTTTGGCATCCAAGGGAGGGGGGCTGGAGAACAAACCCTTCAGGCCTGCAGAGATTAGCGGAAGCTGGTAGGCTTTTGCCGGAACGCACGGCGCTACGCTACATCCAATATCTTGAGGACTCTCCCGGTTCCTATTTGACCAACTTATGGTCCGACATGATGGGACAGCCAGAAAGGCAGTTCGCTGTTCAAACGAACACAAAGGTTGTCCAGCGCTGTATCCTCATGACCACCGACCCCGGCGACCTGGTGTTTGACCCCACCTGCGGCTCGGGAACCACGGCTTATGTGGCGGAGCAGTGGGGCAGGCGCTGGATCACCTGCGATACCTCAAGGGTGGCCCTGACCCTGGCCCGCCAGCGACTGCTCACCGCCACCTTCCCCTACTATGAGCTGGCCCACCCGGAGGAAGGTGTCTCCTCCGGTTTCAGGTATAAGATGGTGCCCCACATCACCTTGAAGTCCATCGCCCAGAACGAGCCGCCTCAGCAGGAGACCCTCTATGACCAGCCCTATGTGGACCGGAGCAAGGTGCGGGTGTCTGGGCCCTTCACTGTCGAGGCCATCCCAGCCCCAACCGTGGATACCCCCGAAGAGGCCGCTGTGCCCCCTAAAGAGGAACCAGTAGCCGTAGGCCCAACGGCTGACCCCGCTGGGAGCTACATCTCCAACATGATGGAGCTGCTGCGCCGGGACGGGCTTACCTTCCCCCAGGGCAAGAAGCTAACTCTTCAGAATGTGCGACCCTTAACCTCCAAGGTGCTCCACGCCGAGGCTGAAGCCCAGGAGAATGGGAAGTCGGTTCGGGTAGCCGTGTTCTTCGGCCCGCCTTTTGGGCCCGTGGATGCCAACCAGGTGCGCCAGGCGATAGAGGCTGCCGAATGGCATGATCGGCTAATCGTGGCCGGCTACAGCTTTGACTCCGAGGTGCAGGCCTTCCTCCAGAAGAGTCCTCACCCCCGCCTCAAGACCTAG
- a CDS encoding winged helix-turn-helix domain-containing protein: protein MDGNEVNVAFDILLEEIEMVANGLNEAGSEAFKSGQYDRAREVIEMATRLSDFRGRVKTLQQEWARLFAARIPSRLAKRIRRRPVERLSRGLRTGEDAYRLPILETLVELGGRCSVGEVLDRVAVKMKGIFNEYDYQPLPSSPKTARWRNSAQWCRNTLVRETLMKADSPSGIWEISEAGRKLISQHTKMP from the coding sequence ATGGATGGGAATGAAGTAAACGTTGCCTTTGATATCCTTCTAGAAGAGATTGAGATGGTGGCAAACGGCCTTAACGAAGCCGGGTCCGAGGCCTTCAAGAGTGGGCAATATGATAGGGCAAGAGAAGTCATTGAAATGGCAACGCGGCTGTCCGATTTCCGGGGCAGGGTTAAGACGCTCCAGCAGGAATGGGCGAGGCTCTTTGCTGCCCGAATCCCATCTAGACTCGCGAAGAGGATACGTCGGCGCCCTGTAGAGCGTCTTTCGCGGGGTCTGCGCACCGGGGAGGACGCGTATCGTCTTCCAATTTTAGAAACGCTTGTGGAACTAGGAGGGAGGTGCTCTGTAGGCGAAGTTCTCGACCGAGTCGCGGTTAAGATGAAGGGCATTTTTAATGAGTATGACTATCAGCCCCTTCCTTCGAGCCCCAAAACGGCACGGTGGCGGAATAGCGCTCAGTGGTGTCGTAACACCCTTGTAAGGGAGACCCTTATGAAGGCTGATTCCCCTTCGGGTATTTGGGAGATTTCTGAGGCAGGACGAAAACTAATTTCTCAGCACACCAAAATGCCATGA
- a CDS encoding DEAD/DEAH box helicase family protein, giving the protein MSSAVDNPIINNAFEEPTRWWDFPAGQPTLQAGRRPAGYYRRLLRTRARTEGRALAVEEFTELKEVNRMRERVKSWREHGYPGVTRTTRDLLHHWRRDERERRLFFCQLEAAETIIWLVEASPAERQGIDIPRDEGLRRYACKMATGSGKTVVMAMLIAWSVLNKLQNRQDTRFSDAVLVVCPNLTVKERLQVLFPTNEDNYYAKFDLVPRSLLPALSGGKYLITNWHAFAPNDEPEPGEESPRYRKVLRRGKESNNAFCNRVLADLGGKGNILVLNDEAHHCYRPAPLEENSKQGRLSATEGLTRKEAAEEWERATRWVQALDRINATRGINFCVDLSATPYYIKGSGYEEGRPLPWIVSDFGLVDAIESGIVKISRIPVDDDSGRPIPAYFHIWKWIMEQLPLSERERGKRHAKPESVLQHADGALQMLAGRWKLTFDEYRKQGAPVPPVLIAACQDTGLSELVHEYIAQGKVLHELRNLPREERAIRIDTKLLEEAESHTEATPVLVLGEEGEEAISGPKLTKERQAELLREKVATIGKQGKPGEQVRCVVSVGMLNEGWDAQNVTQVFGLRAFDSQLLCEQVMGRGLRRTQYDDLTVPEYVDVYGIPFEVIPVQKGKISTPPEVRPTTLVKALPEREKDYEIAFPRVEGYVFDVRYRVTADVAAIPEMELTPSTDPTEVMVKNANGYRMARPDQLGPGDVIVHDRSEFYRGQRLQATMYDMASQITHRLVPDRKDGEQVDVKRRLLFPQVLRIVQEYLETRVKRYAVPLEEVGLLRYRQRVVERLQQAIRPDTTAGEQPLLPVIERFRPIGSTRDVLFRTSRVCHGTGKSHISHVVVDTAAWEHTVAFALERLDYVLSYARNDHLDFTIPYEFDGQSHYYIPDFLVRVRCENNTVVNVILEVKGFESERDRAKEAAAQRWASAVNHHGEFGKWMLLVCRDPRKLNEMLTGLRSSASAG; this is encoded by the coding sequence ATGAGCAGCGCTGTTGACAACCCCATTATCAATAATGCCTTTGAGGAGCCAACCCGCTGGTGGGACTTCCCCGCTGGGCAGCCTACCCTGCAGGCGGGACGGCGGCCTGCGGGCTACTACCGCCGTCTCCTGCGCACCCGCGCTCGCACCGAGGGCAGGGCTTTGGCCGTTGAGGAGTTCACCGAGCTGAAGGAAGTCAACCGCATGCGTGAGCGAGTGAAGAGCTGGCGGGAGCACGGCTACCCTGGTGTCACCCGCACTACCAGGGACCTGCTCCACCACTGGCGGCGGGACGAGCGAGAGCGACGGCTTTTCTTCTGCCAGCTTGAAGCTGCGGAGACCATAATCTGGCTGGTGGAGGCCTCTCCTGCCGAGCGCCAGGGCATTGACATCCCCAGGGATGAAGGACTGAGGCGCTACGCCTGCAAGATGGCGACGGGCAGTGGCAAGACGGTGGTGATGGCGATGCTCATTGCCTGGTCGGTGCTCAATAAGCTCCAGAACCGCCAGGACACCCGCTTCTCCGATGCTGTCCTGGTGGTCTGCCCCAATCTCACTGTCAAGGAGCGGCTCCAGGTCTTGTTCCCCACCAATGAGGACAACTACTATGCCAAGTTTGACTTGGTGCCGCGTTCGCTGCTGCCCGCCCTGTCCGGCGGCAAGTATCTGATTACTAACTGGCACGCCTTTGCTCCCAACGATGAGCCAGAGCCAGGAGAGGAGAGCCCCAGGTATCGGAAGGTGCTCCGACGGGGAAAGGAGAGCAATAACGCCTTCTGCAATCGTGTTCTGGCTGACCTGGGTGGAAAGGGAAACATCCTGGTCCTGAATGATGAAGCTCACCATTGTTATCGCCCTGCCCCACTGGAGGAGAACTCAAAACAGGGACGCCTATCTGCCACAGAGGGCCTGACCAGGAAAGAAGCAGCGGAGGAGTGGGAGCGGGCCACCCGCTGGGTGCAGGCCCTGGATCGCATCAACGCTACCCGTGGGATCAATTTTTGCGTGGACCTATCCGCCACTCCCTACTACATCAAAGGCAGCGGCTACGAAGAGGGACGGCCTCTCCCCTGGATTGTCTCTGACTTCGGACTGGTGGACGCCATTGAGTCGGGCATAGTCAAAATTTCCCGTATCCCGGTGGACGATGACTCTGGGCGCCCAATCCCAGCCTACTTTCACATCTGGAAATGGATCATGGAGCAGCTCCCTCTCTCAGAGCGGGAGAGGGGAAAACGCCACGCCAAGCCGGAGTCAGTGCTTCAGCACGCCGATGGTGCGCTTCAGATGCTCGCCGGGCGCTGGAAGCTAACCTTTGATGAATACCGAAAGCAGGGGGCTCCGGTGCCACCTGTCCTTATCGCAGCCTGCCAGGACACCGGACTTTCCGAGCTTGTCCACGAATACATTGCCCAAGGTAAGGTTCTGCACGAGCTACGCAACCTCCCCAGAGAAGAGCGAGCTATCCGCATTGACACCAAGCTCCTGGAGGAAGCGGAGAGCCATACTGAAGCCACTCCCGTCTTGGTTTTGGGTGAAGAAGGTGAGGAAGCCATTAGTGGCCCGAAGCTCACAAAAGAGAGACAGGCGGAATTGCTTCGGGAGAAGGTAGCCACCATTGGCAAGCAAGGTAAACCAGGGGAACAGGTGCGTTGTGTGGTCTCCGTCGGCATGCTCAACGAGGGGTGGGATGCTCAGAACGTGACCCAGGTCTTTGGTCTACGCGCCTTTGACTCACAGCTATTGTGCGAGCAAGTAATGGGCCGGGGGCTTAGGCGTACTCAGTATGACGACCTCACCGTACCTGAGTATGTGGATGTGTATGGCATCCCCTTTGAGGTGATACCCGTCCAGAAGGGCAAAATCAGCACTCCTCCTGAGGTGCGTCCGACCACCCTGGTGAAAGCGCTTCCCGAGCGGGAGAAGGACTATGAGATTGCCTTCCCACGAGTCGAAGGCTACGTCTTCGATGTGCGCTACCGCGTCACCGCCGATGTAGCGGCTATTCCTGAGATGGAACTGACGCCCAGCACTGATCCTACCGAAGTCATGGTCAAGAATGCCAACGGCTATCGGATGGCCCGTCCCGACCAGCTTGGCCCGGGGGATGTCATCGTGCATGACCGCTCAGAGTTCTATCGCGGCCAAAGGCTCCAGGCGACCATGTATGACATGGCCAGCCAGATAACCCACCGGTTGGTTCCTGATAGGAAAGACGGTGAACAGGTTGATGTGAAGCGGCGCCTGCTCTTTCCCCAGGTGCTGAGAATAGTCCAGGAATATCTGGAGACTCGGGTAAAACGATACGCTGTGCCTCTGGAGGAAGTCGGCTTGCTGCGCTACCGCCAGCGTGTGGTAGAGAGGCTACAGCAGGCTATCAGACCCGATACAACGGCAGGAGAGCAGCCCCTGCTGCCGGTCATTGAACGCTTCCGCCCCATCGGCTCTACACGCGACGTGCTCTTCCGCACCAGCCGCGTATGTCACGGCACGGGGAAGAGCCATATCAGCCACGTCGTAGTAGATACAGCGGCCTGGGAGCATACCGTAGCCTTTGCTCTGGAGCGCCTTGATTACGTCCTCTCCTACGCCCGAAACGACCACCTGGATTTCACCATACCTTATGAGTTCGATGGGCAGAGTCATTACTACATCCCAGACTTCTTGGTTCGTGTGCGGTGTGAGAATAACACAGTGGTCAATGTGATTTTGGAAGTGAAGGGGTTTGAGAGTGAAAGGGATAGGGCAAAGGAAGCAGCAGCCCAGCGGTGGGCATCGGCGGTTAATCATCATGGCGAGTTTGGGAAATGGATGCTGCTTGTGTGTCGAGACCCGCGGAAGCTAAATGAGATGTTGACAGGGCTACGTTCGTCAGCAAGTGCAGGATAG
- a CDS encoding GIY-YIG nuclease family protein, with translation MAGKRFSRSRDFNESSLEKAPKGKPVVYKIKNSDGNNIYTGSAKRGRVTERLKEHLPGGPDPIKGAVTFQVKQMGSIQEARAEEKKIIEKENPKHNKQ, from the coding sequence ATGGCAGGCAAGAGGTTCTCACGTTCACGAGACTTCAACGAGAGTAGCCTTGAAAAGGCCCCAAAAGGTAAGCCAGTTGTATACAAAATCAAGAATAGTGACGGCAACAACATCTACACTGGTAGCGCCAAAAGAGGCAGGGTGACAGAGCGCCTGAAGGAGCACTTGCCGGGTGGCCCCGACCCCATCAAGGGTGCCGTGACTTTCCAAGTGAAGCAAATGGGGTCCATCCAGGAGGCGCGGGCGGAAGAAAAGAAGATAATCGAAAAGGAAAACCCCAAACATAACAAGCAATAG